Proteins encoded by one window of Bactrocera oleae isolate idBacOlea1 chromosome 4, idBacOlea1, whole genome shotgun sequence:
- the twz gene encoding BTB/POZ domain-containing protein Tiwaz isoform X1, translated as MQVRTSFVALEQRSALTVDSSCPKRKKCDMDRERERDTKSLEPRDLSSTGRIFARGDIKISASPTVSPTISNSSSPTPTPPASSSVPPIGLPTSVGGGASSAPGSTSAASASSYLHANHKPITGIPCVAAASRYTAPVHIDVGGTIYTSSLETLTKYPDSKLAKLFNGTIPIVLDSLKQHYFIDRDGGMFRHVLNFMRNSRLLIADDFPDLELLLEEARYFEVEPMIKQLESMRKDRVRNGNYLVAPPTPPARIKSSPRTNSSPEYNYEVVALHISPDLGERIMLSAERSLLDEVFPEANQGTQTSRSGVSWNQGDWRQIIRFPLNGYCKLNSVQVLTRLLNAGFTIEASTGGGVEGQQYSEYLLVRRIPM; from the exons AAAAAAATGCGATATGGACCGCGAACGCGAAAGAGATACAAAATCCCTCGAACCGCGCGATCTGTCATCTACGGGGCGTATCTTTGCCAGAGGCGACATTAAAATAAG CGCCTCACCTACTGTCTCACCGACGATCTCGAATTCCTCCTCGCCCACGCCAACACCGCCAGCCAGCTCATCGGTGCCCCCAATTGGTTTGCCGACCAGCGTGGGTGGTGGAGCATCCAGCGCTCCTGGTAGTACTTCTGCCGCCAGCGCCAGTTCCTATTTGCATGCCAATCACAAGCCCATTACCGGCATACCATGCGTAGCAGCTGCCTCGCGATATACGGCGCCCGTACATATTGATGTAGGTGGCACGATTTACACCAGCTCATTGGAAACGCTCACTAAGTATCCAGACTCAAAGTTGGCCAAACTCTTCAACGGCACCATACCAATTGTGTTGGACTCGTTGAAACAGCACTATTTCATTGATCGTGATGGGGGCATGTTTCGACACGTACTGAACTTCATGAGAAACTCAAGACTTTTAATTGCCGATGACTTTCCCGATCTCGAATTGCTACTCGAGGAGGCACGTTACTTTGAAGTGGAAC CGATGATCAAACAATTGGAGAGCATGCGCAAGGATCGCGTACGCAATGGTAATTATCTAGTGGCGCCACCAACACCACCGGCACGCATCAAAAGCAGCCCGCGCACCAATTCCTCCCCCGAATACAATTACGAAGTGGTCGCTTTGCATATATCACCCGACCTAGGTGAGCGCATCATGCTCTCCGCCGAGCGCTCACTACTCGACGAAGTCTTTCCCGAAGCAAATCAGGGCACACAGACCAGCCGCAGCGGCGTGTCGTGGAACCAGGGCGATTGGCGGCAAATTATACGCTTTCCATTGAACGGCTACTGCAAGTTGAATTCGGTGCAGGTGCTGACACGCCTATTAAATGCCGGCTTCACCATCGAGGCGAGCACCGGTGGCGGCGTAGAGGGGCAACAGTACTCCGAGTATCTGCTGGTGCGCCGCATTCCAATGTGA
- the twz gene encoding BTB/POZ domain-containing protein Tiwaz isoform X2: MDRERERDTKSLEPRDLSSTGRIFARGDIKISASPTVSPTISNSSSPTPTPPASSSVPPIGLPTSVGGGASSAPGSTSAASASSYLHANHKPITGIPCVAAASRYTAPVHIDVGGTIYTSSLETLTKYPDSKLAKLFNGTIPIVLDSLKQHYFIDRDGGMFRHVLNFMRNSRLLIADDFPDLELLLEEARYFEVEPMIKQLESMRKDRVRNGNYLVAPPTPPARIKSSPRTNSSPEYNYEVVALHISPDLGERIMLSAERSLLDEVFPEANQGTQTSRSGVSWNQGDWRQIIRFPLNGYCKLNSVQVLTRLLNAGFTIEASTGGGVEGQQYSEYLLVRRIPM, translated from the exons ATGGACCGCGAACGCGAAAGAGATACAAAATCCCTCGAACCGCGCGATCTGTCATCTACGGGGCGTATCTTTGCCAGAGGCGACATTAAAATAAG CGCCTCACCTACTGTCTCACCGACGATCTCGAATTCCTCCTCGCCCACGCCAACACCGCCAGCCAGCTCATCGGTGCCCCCAATTGGTTTGCCGACCAGCGTGGGTGGTGGAGCATCCAGCGCTCCTGGTAGTACTTCTGCCGCCAGCGCCAGTTCCTATTTGCATGCCAATCACAAGCCCATTACCGGCATACCATGCGTAGCAGCTGCCTCGCGATATACGGCGCCCGTACATATTGATGTAGGTGGCACGATTTACACCAGCTCATTGGAAACGCTCACTAAGTATCCAGACTCAAAGTTGGCCAAACTCTTCAACGGCACCATACCAATTGTGTTGGACTCGTTGAAACAGCACTATTTCATTGATCGTGATGGGGGCATGTTTCGACACGTACTGAACTTCATGAGAAACTCAAGACTTTTAATTGCCGATGACTTTCCCGATCTCGAATTGCTACTCGAGGAGGCACGTTACTTTGAAGTGGAAC CGATGATCAAACAATTGGAGAGCATGCGCAAGGATCGCGTACGCAATGGTAATTATCTAGTGGCGCCACCAACACCACCGGCACGCATCAAAAGCAGCCCGCGCACCAATTCCTCCCCCGAATACAATTACGAAGTGGTCGCTTTGCATATATCACCCGACCTAGGTGAGCGCATCATGCTCTCCGCCGAGCGCTCACTACTCGACGAAGTCTTTCCCGAAGCAAATCAGGGCACACAGACCAGCCGCAGCGGCGTGTCGTGGAACCAGGGCGATTGGCGGCAAATTATACGCTTTCCATTGAACGGCTACTGCAAGTTGAATTCGGTGCAGGTGCTGACACGCCTATTAAATGCCGGCTTCACCATCGAGGCGAGCACCGGTGGCGGCGTAGAGGGGCAACAGTACTCCGAGTATCTGCTGGTGCGCCGCATTCCAATGTGA